TGAGAGGAAATTGTATTAGCCCCGTATGCCGCGCGTTAGCCGGTCGCCCCGGCGCTGGGGCCCGGTGAATAATAGCGCCTCTGTCAGCCCTGGCAGGAGGATAAATAGCAAAGTACAGTGCAGATAACACAGCAGCAGGCTAACACAAAGCATATGAGGCAGCTCTAATGCGGCTCTCACAGGCGGCACATTTATTAGACTGTCACAGAAGAAACCGCGACCACACGAGACTGAGCAGAAGATCCGGACCAGCAGGACACAACTAGACCAGAACCTGCTGGATTTTATGGAGGACCACAAGTCTATGGACAATAGAACTAAAGTATTTCATGATTAACTAATTGTACAATAAAAGCataattactatttttgtttacaaagtATATTATGAatcttaaataattaatttgtgtaataatatatagtaattaataattgtatttattttaatggaaaatatttatttttatggacaattaaaaaaaaggttgaaaTTGTCAATAAATAGGAAATTAatagaaattttatttttttcacttaagtatgccatttaaaaatattttttaatttataaataaatagtggaatttcaaaatgtatttcaaaattaaatggagGATTCAGctatatgaatataattataattatgtttCTTCAGAATGGTTGAACAAAAACTTCTGGAAAATATTCAgaaatgcaatgtttttattaaaaataataaacagtaaaataacaaCCTTTCTAACCtttctattattaaaaaaaaaagaaaaaaagcataacATATACAAAGCTCCACTATGGTACTGATTGTTTTCTGACAGAATACCACATAATTACTACAGTAAAACTCTAGTAATCTGATATTAGCCACAAATGTCATCCAAagaaaaaagggggaaaaaaagatgatTCTAAAAGATCCcatattaatttgttattttagaGAAGTAACAATAGCTACAATATGGTATTTCTAGAACACCAAATAATTACTacagcaaaacaaaataaaattgatattaGCCACAAATGacatccaaaaaaacaaacaaacaaacacataaaatgATGATTCTGAAAGATCCCatactaatttattattattttagaaaagtaacaataactatatggtattttggctgaaaacataatttacatggtaatttgtcattttttttaaggaacatatatatatatatatatatatatatagaactGTTTGAGAAAAAATTATAACTATCTGCATCGCATGAAAAAGTTACATTTCCAGCCTTGTCCAAAAGTTCTTCCAGTCAAACGTGCAGCGAAGGAAGATCAGAATCCTATAAACATTCGTCATCTTAAATCTAGCGTTCAGATGTATGAAGCGCTGTTATGTGGCATCCTGTTCCTGCGGGGCATCAAACTCCTGCAGTAATGTGAGGACGTTGTCTGTGAATTGGTTTCTGGGCTTGTCTGATCCGCTCAGCGTCACGGGCAGCAGATGAGGATGAGGCGGCTCGTACGCGACGGGACAGCACAGCTCATTCAGACTGAACCAGCACAGATCGGAGTCCAGATCCATCAGCGAGCGGAACACACTACAGAGAACAAAACATCACAATTCATACTATTACAGCAGGATATGGGACTGGCACGTACAGTGAACTAGAGTATGTTCAATTTGCAATATAATTATGGTAACTTGCATTCTAATGATTGGCTGATATCTAGAGAGCAGGATAACGAAACTTTGATTAGACTGTCAATTCTGACATCTAAAGAGGACGTTTGTGGCTGATGAGTTacgtatatatgtgtgtgtgtgtgtgtgtgtgtgtgtgtgtgttttgtgaaaagtcaggacatagatttgtataatgacaggtattacaaggagaaggtgacttttcaggacactgacccatgtccccacttttcaaaacgcttataaatcatacagagtgaggtttttttggggaaagttgaaatgcacagtctcctgtaaggggtaggtttaggtgtagggttggtgtagggcaatagcacaaacagtaagtacagtataaaaccattacgcctatgggatgtccccacttttcacaaaacgaacgtgtgtgtgtgtgtgtgtgtgtgtaaaatattcaaaatatattaagaaatattaaatatatatatatatatatatatatatatatatatatatatatatatacacaaacacacaaaaacactgatATTTCTGTCAGGCTGCTTAATCAATTTGGCTATTCTGAAATGATCAccattgaaaatatattttcatttagatcatgttttaatattatatatatatatatatatatatatatatatatatatatatatatatatatatatatatatatatatataaatatacatacaattattgtattatttacttaacaatattattttaatcgttgtattattattattattgtattttataaaattgtattctatacattataatatattgttatattattaattgcacatattatataaaaatatgcatatcttatttattcatttatttcaatgctTGTCAAACATTTATGAATAAGCAAATTGATTAATCAGTCTGACATACATTGGTCAAATCCCTTTCACTCTCTTTCTATTGGTCTAATCCCAATATGATCAAATATTGGTAGATATATTGATATACTGCAAACCAAAAATTACAGCAGACAGTGAATGAatctacaataataataataacagcaacaacaaaaagtttTGATATTAGTCTGGAAAAATTCCTGAGACTATaaacaaataatgcaaaatgaatCACTTTTATAAAAGAGAAATAATGCTGGGGGATTTTAAATCCACTATgataaatgaaatgttcagTTTTGTGGTGGGTGGGGCTTTACCTGAGACACGCCTCCTGCAGTTTGATTGGCTGTCGGCAGCTCAGGTACGGAAGACAGGTGTCAATCACCCGATCCAGATCCGCCTCCACTGCAAACACACATTCAGAATAAAGACTGGTCCTAAAACATACAAATCAGCCTCAGGAAAATCAGCTGTGAATATTACAACAGACACGGAATAGTGAAAAAGCAAATATGTCAAGTGCTCAAATACTATTTGAGACTATTACACTATTATAGATTTGTCCTATCCTTCTCTATTCCCACAAACCATAATGCATTCTCCAGTGAATTCGCCGGCATTGACTTAAAATTCACAGCAGAAATGCAAACAGTGAACGCCTGCGTCATAATGGCCACAGATGTTCTAATATATTCTAATAGTCTCCATGGCAGCATTatcctaattaattaattaagcaGCCTGATGTAGAGCCTCATTACTCTAGAAAAATGGAGGTGAATGCAGAGGGACGGCGAGaccagagacagagagaaatgaAGGATGGATGGAGAATAATAAAGAGGAAAAAtgatgtgtgagagagagagcgcactAGAGCCAGCTGGGAAATAAACAGCATGACCTctcatgtctgtctgtctgtctgtctgtctctcaggTGTCTCTCATAACCATGGTAACTCTATCAGTATTCAGTGTTTTTCTCTGGATGAATCTTCTCCACATGGCGGCTCAATCAAACGACAAATCACTTCAGCATTTCACAAACCACTGGCTTCCAATTTCTCATGGTTTGGTCTGTAATATGGCTCCCAGACATCGCCAGACTCGAGGCTGATATTGAAAAGGTTATTTTATCGGTCAATAGTCAatcatatttacatgcattaagCCTGAGTGCATGAGCCAAACTGCAGCATGTGAGgtttttctgtttcacaaagCATCTGGATTACATCAGAAAACCCATTGAGGGTGAGGAAAAACCAAAACAACCGCTACGAAAGAGTAAAAATCCCCTCGGAGCTCCTCCAGAGGAATGAACAGTGCAAAGCTCTGGGGTGTTCAGCTGGAGCTGTGATGTGACATTAACAGGAGCACGTCTTCATCGCTTACGGTGAGATTGACTTTGACGCGTTTGCTGCAGCTGTGAAGCGAGACTGATGCGAGGCTGCCATCTAGTGCTGATCACATGCTCGCAAATGTtagacatacaaaatgtacatttcaatGTCTGATTGTATTGTGCATAATTTATCAGCatggaaaaaaaagtaatctttgatctttcattaaaatgtgttgttttttttttcaattaaaaaaaaatatataatatgattggataaacaaatacaaaagaatataaaaaatgaCTATTTCAGTGGGTTTGCACTCAACAAACGTTTGCGTTCCCCCAAGAAACTTAGCTctcaaaaatgttgttttctctCAAAACTATTTTTCCTCCCATTCAGGGttattgaaatgaaataaaataaaatataaaacttaaacttattttatttcagctagttgccaaagaaatatttctaaaattttaaataacattttagaaataataaaaaaaaacaatttcaaattttgaataaaaattgaactaaaatcaataaataaaaatattgataaaaactatatttaaatatttttaaaaacaaaacttattaaaaattacaaaccacagcacaattactaaaactttaactaacaTTATAGTGAAAGCagaatctaaaaataaaatcaaaatcaatgaGTATATCAAAGactaaaaagataaaaatatcattttttccATTGCCTTGTCCCCTAAGCTTATGCAGgcaatgaaaaataatataaaaataaacccaCTTTTACAAGCAAAAACGGTTCAAATCCAAAAATAAGGTCCTGTCCTATATTATTCTAGTTGAATACTATATTTAGCTCACACATTTAGCACATTATTGAAAGTagatgcatttttgtttttagtaatAATTTAGGCAGAATATACTACATGAATATCAAGATTTAGATTTGCATTTTAAGCTATAATAACGTATAGAATCgtatttgtgtgtttgcatgATTTTGTTATAATGCTGACTCTGCAcatacattaatacattttcattccactgaatatattttaacatgggACGGACAATGGAACAATTAGCTGAAccttatctttttctttttttttctttatgcaatatattaaatgataactgtcaaaaataaatacaaaataaataaataaattttttatatataaataaatctccCTCAATAGttgattattaaatacatttgaatatcATAAGGCATGTTTCCAGCATGTTTTTGGGACACCGATGTCCAGACTTACTCAGGTCCAGTTTCACACACAGAGGGCCGAGGCCCTGCAGCACAGCGAGCTGGAGTTTGTaagccagtgtgtgtgtgtagacggGTCCGGAGCGAGCGCTGACCTCCACCTGCTTCATCAGAGACGAGGTGAGACGGGGCAGAACCTCTTTAGACACACGTTTCCTCAGGAAGTCTCCACACGACTCGCCCAGAACACACAACACCTGGACAGATCCACGGAGAAAAACAGAGCAACCTGATGATCTGCCGGATCTGTAGTTGTATTCCAACTCATATACAATAGcattcaaatgtttgaggttggtatgattttttacttttatttttatgtttttcaaagaagtctcaccaaggctgcgtttacttgatcaaaaatatagtaaaaacagtaatattgtcaaatatcattacaaatttaaataactgatttccatttgaatgcattttaaaatttatttctgtgatcaaagctgaattttcagcatcattactccagtcttcagtgtcacatgatccttcagaaatcattctaatatgctgatttggtgcatttctgattattatcaatgttgaaaacagttgtgctgcttcattttttcttcagtgttacattagattttttcattctttgaattgaaagttgaaaagaacagcatttctttaaaatgtgaCCATCACAGTCAACGCAATAATATTAAACTACAGGGTTTACACACTTTTTGACCAATTTTGTTTCGGATTGATTCACTAATGAATCCTTTAGAAGAATGAGAATTTCTTTTGAccgattcattgaaaagaactGACTCAGAAGAATGATATGCTCAGAAATCACACATCACTATGGCTTGATTAGCAATTATGTATTGCTAATGCAGATCAttaaattacaatattgtgtatatacaattttaaaatgctatGGTATTGTGCATGGGCCTCATTTACACACTTAAATgtgacccaattccgattttttgCTCATATGTGAGACAGATCTATGTTCTATGACCGTATGAACAGGAAAAACCCACCCAAAAAAACGCATGCATTCAGATATTTCGAGATCGGATTCAagcctcattcatatgtggaaatgAATCAGATATAAATCAGATATGTGCCAATGCAACTGTCATGTAAACAGACAGATGTAGAATCAAGTTGGTCCATCTTGGCTAGTGCGTGGTGCAAGAACCCCCCTTTAAGCATGTTACATAAAAACTTTGATTAGTCTAAGTTGAATCCAAAATATAAGAGCGATCAACCCTTGGTTAACTGCTAGTTGGccaaactagttcttaagacgCTGTCTTAACATAGAGTCTAcatttatgcaactggcccctgcAGCGTAAATGAGGCATTGCTAaggcttgattttttttttttggcgtatTGCTatctggttgctagggtgtagtgGGTGGATGCTAGGACATTATCTCACCTTGAATGCTCGCGGTACAGCGAGAGGGTCATCGTTGGTGAGACGGTGGAGGAGAGCAGGCCAGCACCGGTGCACCATGGGAAGCAGCTCGTCCTCTCGCTgacataaaatacacacacacaactccaAGATGTCCAACACCTGTAAACGCACATGCACCTTTGACTTTAGACCCTCTCTTCTCAAAGGAAGCACGCCTGCAGCATTGCCAAAGCTATTATACGTCAACAGAAGAGATTTTACAACCTTGAGCTGGATTCTCAGGCTGGAGTCAGAGAGCAGGTGGATGCATCGCTCCATCACGTCTTTCGCAATCTGGATATGAAGAGGAAGCTCCTTTTTCTCCGCAGGACCATCTGTGTCCTCATCAGAAGTTGGTGGAGGAACTTCTGTGGATAGGAGAATTTAAAAACCTAATTGGTTTGTCATTCCTGTGCATTCGACTGCATGCTCAAAAGTCTGGCTCTGTGAGAATATCATCAGCAGAATGCATCTTGTAAATCAGCTACAAACCTTCAGCGTGACAGTAGAAACGCCATAATAATGAATCGGTCTGGGAATTCAGCTCTGTGTGGTGTTGGTTTAATGATCAGAAATCTGAGCCCTGAGTTGAAAGCCTCAGCATGTGGAGGATTGAAGATGAGCCAAAAACAGAGTTTGTGCGATCATAATTCTGCTCTATTACATCTGTACCCTTGTGTAAAGCACTTACCGCAGCTTGTTCAAGGGGAACCGACTACCCCTATTACAGGTCTGCGGTTATGATGAAACCTCCAGCAGAATTAACGTAACAGTTCTAGcactttttacttttatgctGTGACAACTCACTGGATCATTACTGTCGTCTGCTGTGCAAGAATTAAATTACAGGCAGGAACTGTAAAGCAAAGACATTTTGTATCGTAGAGCAATTTACTGAACTGCGTTTCAAAGAAAGTCAGCACAGATAATGCATCCTGAGAAATGTAGGTCCAAAAAGTTTAATCAAGTATACAAGTAAATACAAATTTCTCTAAAACGTTCTCAATTCAGGTTTGAATGTGTGCACAACTCTGCTAAATTTGGCTGAAGAGCCTGGGAAGTTTTATCATCCACCAGGCAAAAATCATAAGTCAGATCACATTTTAGTTTtccaggagaaaaaaaagagcacTTCCATAacgtacttaaagtgctctattttcacgcattaattttgtacttaatacactaaaaatgattctttagtacttcttaagataatcTAAAGTGTATCATAAAGTGTACTCAAATGTGTTATTTCAGGAAGCCATgaatataaactaaaatgtgcttttaacaaaCTTTCTCtgtattaaacaaaaattatttagttaccacttgtacacttgaacccatctttcatacactagtggGTTACTACAAATGTGCTACAAAAGGTatctaaataatacattttttaatacagagaaagtataataaaagaccattttaattaatatacagtacatgatgTCCCAAAATAGTACATTTGAGTACACTTATACGTTCTTACGATTATCTAAGAActactaaaggatcatttttagtatattaagtacaaaattagtgcctgaaaatagagcactttaagtacttttttttttttctcctgggTTAATACTAaagaaatatgcatttaatcAAACATGAATGTAAATTACAAACCTAAATCATTAGGATCTTCCTCCTCTATTCCAATGCCTTCTGCAAGCTCCTTCTGCTTCTTATAGTCCAGGAGAAACTGCCTCAGGTTCACACACTCTTTATTCTGGGTCTCTTTGCTGGGTGTCTCCTGGCGTTCCATAATAGCGGGAAACCATCTCACTGTGGTAAAACACGTGTTGATTTTTCAAACTTAACACATTTAGACACTAATACTTAATAGTAACATTTTCCAAAGTaatagttaaagggatagttcacccaaaaatgaaaatcctgtcattaatcactcgccctcgtgtcgttccaaacccgtaagaccttagttcgtcttcagaacacaaattaagatatttttgatgaaatccgagctttctgatcctcattatacagcaatgtaactgaaatgttcacAGGCCCAGAAACGCAGTAAGGACATTGCTTTCATGAGTACCAAGACACATCAATATCAAGACGTATCAATACTCTCGATAATGGTGGCAGACGTTGGGCGgtggagaagaattgttgaataaagtcgttatttttgttttctaaagtattctcgtagcttcgtaaaattacagttggaccactgatgtcacatggactattttaccgatgtctgggaacattacagttacattgctgtctaatgagggtcagaaagctcttggatttcatcagaaatatcttaatttgtgttccgaagatgaatgaaggtcttacgggtttggaaagacatgagggtgaattaatgacagaattttcatttttgggtgaactatccctttaagtaaacTAAGGAAAAGTAATGCTCACCGAGTGCTTTCATGAGTGAGTGTAGCACACTACAGAACTGTGGCGTTCTCTGGTCATAGCTGAGATCAAGTGCTGTTAACACGTCCTGCACCACATCGGCCACTAGAGGCAGCAGACTGGCATCCGAGTGAGTGAACATGACCGCAAGCACCCTCGCGGAGCATGAGGGTGAATGTTGGGTCTGGCTAGGTTTAGAGAAACGTCATTGAGAAGGTAGTCAGAGTTCATGATGACAAGCTCTTTGGGTGAACTGTAATCGCAAGCATTGCAGATGTCACACATTGCGCTAAAAGCTGCTTGGCTGACAAGAAGTGACTCGTCCCCGGCCTTCTCCAGCACAGGGTATAGCGTCGTCATCAGAAACAGACGATAATCAGTGCCTAATGCCACGGCGAAGCCCCCGATGCCCTCCAGCTGGATGCAGATTTGCCAGATGTTGCTGTTGAGTTGGTGGAGCGCTGGAGTTTTAGATGCTGGAAGCAACTGCAAACGGTTTCGTTCTGGATTATTGGACACCAAGGATGTTGTAAACTCAAGTTTCCCTTCCAAAGCTTCCGAGACTGTAGGGAGATGCCAGTTACTCAAACTGATGTACTCCTCAATGATAGACATGATTGAAGATTTCAAGTCTTCTTGACTTGTTCTGGACTGGTTTGTTCCTGAACAATCAATCCTAGAACTGTCCGTTTCTACCCCAATGCCTGCAGCACCAACAACGACCTCGTTGAGGACCAAAGCAGCTTGCTTTCTGTAAACCGAAGACTCCTTGTACAATTCCATGAAGCGGTCAACAAGAAGGTAGAGGTTTCCGTAGTATCCCAACACGCGGCAGATCTTCCTGAGTGCTGAGAATATCTTGTCATCTGTGAAGTAAAGGAAGTATTTCCTCTGGGATGGGATTTGGTGAAGGACAGGTCTCAAGTCTGTTGAAGATGTTAGAGTTCTCTCCTCGATGATCTTCACATCCGTTACGTCCAGCTCCATCACCTGCATCAATGCTTTGGAGATGCGCTCCAGATGTACTGCTGAAGTTAGTACCGCATCCACTTTGGGCCCCAGAATCTTGAGGTACCCAAGGAACACGTTAAGAACAAAGAGCTTGCGTTGGTCATCAGATGTTCTCATGAGTCTAGGTAAGGATGACACCAAGCTGTGGAGGTTTTCGGAGAGAATATCAGTAAAGTCCTGTTTGCCATTGGTTTGACCCATTTGTGCCACTTCATCCAATGCTGCCTTGCACCTGTGCTTAACCTCAGGTTCCTCATCGTTGACAGCACCTACCAATGCTTCCAGTAGAGGACCGACACATTCACCCACAGACTGGCTACACTGAGAAAGAAGAAAACGGGATAGATTGACCAGCTCAAGCCTGACTCTCCAATGCGAGTGGGCAGAAGTGCAAGAAATGATCTTCTGTAAGACCAAAGCAAGGCGCTGGGATGTGGCTTTGCGCCAGGATGGAGTCCTCTTTACAACAAGCTCCTCAGCCCTTCCTAAATCACCAGCTGCTACATCATTTTCTGCTTTCTGAAGCTGCTCATCAGCCATTACCAGACCTACTGCTTTGTACCAAACCCTCATTGCCTTCACTGTAACTGTATGGCCTTGTCTAACATCTCCACTTATTACGAGACTCAGGGCTCGAGAAATCCCAGGTAAAAAAGTGGCTAAGGTGCGTCCGAGCATAAACCTCTCATCCCGTCCTAGCTCAATGTGTTCCTCTTTGCAGTCGCACTGCTGAAACAAAGAAAGGAGACATTTCAGAGAAGCCGTTTGAACTCCTCTGGCCTTTTCATGCTCTGCTAATGCCAGAAGAAGTGAAACAGCGGCTCCAAGTCCAGGCAACATGCTTGGCTCATAGAGTTTAAAAACAATGTCACCGTAGGCAGAGTGCATAAGAGCATCCAGGCATCTAAGGACGGACAGTTTTACTTCCTCAGAGGTCTTGGCGGGTTTTCCCGGGTCTTTTGGGGAACAAAGACAAAGGCAAAGCTCAGAGAAAAGATCTCGCAAAGAATCCCATCTCTGAACGCAAGTGTTCTCCAGCACATACGTCAAGGTTTCCATGACCACCTGGACAAGTCCCTCCCGCTTGGAGCCAGGGGTTTTGAGGACAAATCTGAGAGGAAACAGAATATAATCCTGGAGCTGTTGGAGAGTTCCATCGCTCACGCTGCGGAGATGACCGCTAAGAGCTTCTACATTAGCGGCTGTAGGTTCTTTGGTCAGGAGGACACAGGATGGGCGGAGATATGCAAATGCAATCTTTGGGTCTTCGATCTGATGTTCAGCCATTCTTCATGTATGGAGATACGAGATCTGTGAGGGATGTTAATAAAAAGCTGTAAGTCATCTCAAGAGAGACAAACATGAGAAATGTATGACAAAGAGAATCTTTTGGCAATTAAACAAATATGAATCAGCATCTGTTCATATTCAATGACTGATTTCTTGAAGTGACATTTTGATTATATAGTAAATGCATTTCACAATGAATGCATATCATTTTCATATCAACTTCTTAAATAATATTGCTAATAATTGTTTTCACTAGCACACATAAAGCATATTATCACACTAAAGAGTCACACTAAGACATTTAATGTCCTATAAGGTGTATATATCACTCTTGTTACTGTGTATGATTAATAAGATGATGCCCAGTAAGCACATTTAAAAGTCGtaaaatacaaaactatttGTTTTTCGTCTATTCTTCTATggtcatgttttattttaacctATGAACATATTGAATATTTACTTACAGCCCCGCCCCTTAAAACGTCCCATAGTACTTACTCTGAGTGTTTCAgtgtcagcagcagcagcacacaTGCAGTTTCAAGCTCAAAATCATGTCAATAAACTCCTGCTTCATTtcattaaacataaaattacgACTTTCAGTCCAGAGAGAGAGCCTCCACGCCTGCTACCTAACAAAGGCTGGGTTTCCTAGA
This sequence is a window from Onychostoma macrolepis isolate SWU-2019 chromosome 23, ASM1243209v1, whole genome shotgun sequence. Protein-coding genes within it:
- the tti1 gene encoding LOW QUALITY PROTEIN: TELO2-interacting protein 1 homolog (The sequence of the model RefSeq protein was modified relative to this genomic sequence to represent the inferred CDS: deleted 2 bases in 1 codon); the encoded protein is MAEHQIEDPKIAFAYLRPSCVLLTKEPTAANVEALSGHLRSVSDGTLQQLQDYILFPLRFVLKTPGSKREGLVQVVMETLTYVLENTCVQRWDSLRDLFSELCLCLCSPKDPGKPAKTSEEVKLSVLRCLDALMHSAYGDIVFKLYEPSMLPGLGAAVSLLLALAEHEKARGVQTASLKCLLSLFQQCDCKEEHIELGRDERFMLGRTLATFLPGISRALSLVISGDVRQGHTVTVKAMRVWYKAVGLVMADEQLQKAENDVAAGDLGRAEELVVKRTPSWRKATSQRLALVLQKIISCTSAHSHWRVRLELVNLSRFLLSQCSQSVGECVGPLLEALVGAVNDEEPEVKHRCKAALDEVAQMGQTNGKQDFTDILSENLHSLVSSLPRLMRTSDDQRKLFVLNVFLGYLKILGPKVDAVLTSAVHLERISKALMQVMELDVTDVKIIEERTLTSSTDLRPVLHQIPSQRKYFLYFTDDKIFSALRKICRVLGYYGNLYLLVDRFMELYKESSVYRKQAALVLNEVVVGAAGIGVETDSSRIDCSGTNQSRTSQEDLKSSIMSIIEEYISLSNWHLPTVSEALEGKLEFTTSLVSNNPERNRLQLLPASKTPALHQLNSNIWQICIQLEGIGGFAVALGTDYRLFLMTTLYPVLEKAGDESLLVSQAAFSAMCDICNACDYSSPKELVIMNSDYLLNDVSLNLARPNIHPHAPRVLAVMFTHSDASLLPLVADVVQDVLTALDLSYDQRTPQFCSVLHSLMKALVRWFPAIMERQETPSKETQNKECVNLRQFLLDYKKQKELAEGIGIEEEDPNDLEVPPPTSDEDTDGPAEKKELPLHIQIAKDVMERCIHLLSDSSLRIQLKVLDILELCVCILCQREDELLPMVHRCWPALLHRLTNDDPLAVPRAFKVLCVLGESCGDFLRKRVSKEVLPRLTSSLMKQVEVSARSGPVYTHTLAYKLQLAVLQGLGPLCVKLDLMEADLDRVIDTCLPYLSCRQPIKLQEACLSVFRSLMDLDSDLCWFSLNELCCPVAYEPPHPHLLPVTLSGSDKPRNQFTDNVLTLLQEFDAPQEQDAT